The sequence CCCGGTCCGCCAGCGCATTGAGGGCGGGATGGGGGAAAGCGTCTCCTTGTCAAGACGGAGGTTCCTGCGCGGTGGCCGCGAGGGCCGGGCTCAGCGTGTATGCCCGCCCGGGGTGACGCACGCGAGTCTTGAAGCCTGCACGGGCTGCGGCAGATGCGTCGACGCCTGTCCGACGCACGTCATCCGAATGGTCGCAGATCGCCCCGCGCTGGACTTCCGCATTGCAGAATGTGTTTTTTGCGGCCGATGCGCGGAACTCTGTCCCGAGCCGGTCTTCGCCGGCCGGCCGCAGCGCTTTCCACACATCGTAACGATCGGCGAGCGCTGTCTCGCGAAGAACCGTACGGACTGCCAAGCTTGCCGTGACGCCTGTCCGGTGGGGGCCATCCGATTCCTGCCG is a genomic window of Sinorhizobium arboris LMG 14919 containing:
- a CDS encoding ferredoxin-type protein NapF; the protein is MGESVSLSRRRFLRGGREGRAQRVCPPGVTHASLEACTGCGRCVDACPTHVIRMVADRPALDFRIAECVFCGRCAELCPEPVFAGRPQRFPHIVTIGERCLAKNRTDCQACRDACPVGAIRFLPRSGGPFLPELDEHACTGCGACIAVCPVDAVGIQGVEGEVSHV